One part of the Pseudopipra pipra isolate bDixPip1 chromosome 3, bDixPip1.hap1, whole genome shotgun sequence genome encodes these proteins:
- the LOC135411753 gene encoding D-aspartate oxidase-like isoform X7 → MAAPKVAVVGAGVIGLSTALCIVEACPSCSVTVLSDQFSPNTTSDVAAGMLIPHTYPGTPIHVQKQWFKETFTYLFAISNSAEAAEAGIHLVSGWQIFKSTPKEELPFWSDAVLGFRPMSEAELQKFPQYRFGQAFTTLKCDCPPYLLWLEKRLKAAGVQTYNRKVSDLWELHSEYDIVVNCTGIGAHQLVGDKKLFPVRGQVLKVYAPWVKNFIRDGDGLTYIYPGIHSVTLGGTREKESWSLSPNPGTTKDIFDRCCSLEPSLREAQDIKVKVGLRPSRQSVRLQREVLSQGGVKLPVVHNYGHGAGGFSVHRGTAKEAARLVGECIAALRGSSSGAKL, encoded by the exons ATGGCAGCACCCAAGGTCGCAGTGGTCGGCGCGGGAGTCATCGGCCTGTCCACAGCACTGTGCATTGTGGAGGCTtgtcccagctgctctgtgacAGTCCTTTCAGACCAGTTCAGCCCCAACACAACGAGTGATGTTGCTGCTGGGATGCTCATTCCTCACACGTACCCAG GCACACCGATTCACGTGCAGAAGCAGTGGTTCAAAGAGACTTTCACTTACCTTTTTGCCATCAGCAACTCAGCCGAGGCAGCAGAGGCTGGCATTCACCTGGTCTCTGG GTGGCAGATCTTTAAAAGCACTCCCAAGGAAGAGTTACCTTTCTGGTCAGATGCAGTCCTGGGTTTTCGACCAATGTCCGAAGCAGAACTCCAGAAGTTCCCACAGTACCGATTTGGTCAAGCCTTTACGACACTGAAATGTGACTGTCCACCCTACCTGCTGTGGCTGGAGAAAAG GTTGAAAGCAGCTGGCGTCCAGACGTACAACAGGAAAGTTTCAGACTTGTGGGAGCTACACAGTGAATATGACATCGTTGTCAACTGCACAGGCATTGGAGCCCACCAGCTAGTGGGGGACAAGAAACTCTTCCCTGTCAGGGGACAAGTACTCAAGGTTTATGCTCCTTGGGTGAAAAACTTCATCCGGGACGGGGATGGCTTAACTTACATCTACCCAGGGATACACAGCGTAACcctggggggaaccagggaaAAGGAGAGCTGGAGTCTCTCCCCTAACCCTGGCACTACCAAAGACATCTTTGACAGATGCTGCTCCCTTGAGCCCTCACTGCGGGAGGCTCAGGATATCAAGGTGAAGGTGGGCCTGAGGCCATCCAGGCAGAGTGTGAGACTGCAGAGGGAGGTTTTGAGCCAAGGAGGAGTTAAGCTCCCAGTGGTCCACAACTATGGGCATGGGGCAGGTGGCTTTTCGGTGCACAGGGGCACAGCCAAAGAGGCTGCTCGCCTGGTGGGAGAGTGCATTGCTGCCCTGAGAGGCTCTTCATCAGGGGCCAAGCTTTGA
- the LOC135411753 gene encoding D-aspartate oxidase-like isoform X9 — MLLLGCSFLTRTQAHRFTCRSSGSKRLSLTFLPSATQPRQQRLAFTWSLGYSLCPFRWQIFKSTPKEELPFWSDAVLGFRPMSEAELQKFPQYRFGQAFTTLKCDCPPYLLWLEKRLKAAGVQTYNRKVSDLWELHSEYDIVVNCTGIGAHQLVGDKKLFPVRGQVLKVYAPWVKNFIRDGDGLTYIYPGIHSVTLGGTREKESWSLSPNPGTTKDIFDRCCSLEPSLREAQDIKVKVGLRPSRQSVRLQREVLSQGGVKLPVVHNYGHGAGGFSVHRGTAKEAARLVGECIAALRGSSSGAKL, encoded by the exons ATGTTGCTGCTGGGATGCTCATTCCTCACACGTACCCAG GCACACCGATTCACGTGCAGAAGCAGTGGTTCAAAGAGACTTTCACTTACCTTTTTGCCATCAGCAACTCAGCCGAGGCAGCAGAGGCTGGCATTCACCTGGTCTCTGG GTTATTCTCTGTGTCCTTTTAGGTGGCAGATCTTTAAAAGCACTCCCAAGGAAGAGTTACCTTTCTGGTCAGATGCAGTCCTGGGTTTTCGACCAATGTCCGAAGCAGAACTCCAGAAGTTCCCACAGTACCGATTTGGTCAAGCCTTTACGACACTGAAATGTGACTGTCCACCCTACCTGCTGTGGCTGGAGAAAAG GTTGAAAGCAGCTGGCGTCCAGACGTACAACAGGAAAGTTTCAGACTTGTGGGAGCTACACAGTGAATATGACATCGTTGTCAACTGCACAGGCATTGGAGCCCACCAGCTAGTGGGGGACAAGAAACTCTTCCCTGTCAGGGGACAAGTACTCAAGGTTTATGCTCCTTGGGTGAAAAACTTCATCCGGGACGGGGATGGCTTAACTTACATCTACCCAGGGATACACAGCGTAACcctggggggaaccagggaaAAGGAGAGCTGGAGTCTCTCCCCTAACCCTGGCACTACCAAAGACATCTTTGACAGATGCTGCTCCCTTGAGCCCTCACTGCGGGAGGCTCAGGATATCAAGGTGAAGGTGGGCCTGAGGCCATCCAGGCAGAGTGTGAGACTGCAGAGGGAGGTTTTGAGCCAAGGAGGAGTTAAGCTCCCAGTGGTCCACAACTATGGGCATGGGGCAGGTGGCTTTTCGGTGCACAGGGGCACAGCCAAAGAGGCTGCTCGCCTGGTGGGAGAGTGCATTGCTGCCCTGAGAGGCTCTTCATCAGGGGCCAAGCTTTGA